The Flavivirga eckloniae genomic interval TCCAACACTTGAGCCCTGTGCAATGTGCGCAGGTATGATGACAATGACTAACGTGTATCGTACAGTAAACGGCCAAATGGATTATTTTTATTCTAAAGCATTAGAGCGCTTGTCTATTGACACCAGAGAATGTGGTGGATACCCTCCTTACCCAAGAACGGTAATATCGGAAATTAGCCCTTCTTCAATTTCTACACGGTTAGATGCTGAATACAAACAATACACTAACGCAGGGAACAAACCCATAATTACAAAATTCCTGTCTACTTATAAGGCAAAAACTATATATGATGATGCATTTAATCAATTCATAAATTTTAAATGTAAGTTTCCTGAAAATAAAACCAAATATGAAAATGCTATTAAATTTTATAACTCTCTTCCAGAATCAATCTAATATGATTGCTGAACACATAGATTTGATATCTGGTATTATTGGTATAACTACTGCCATCATTGCTTTATACAAGTATATCAAAGAGAAGCGGAAAAATAAAGAATTAGAAGATGAAGTACGTCATATAGCTTCAACTGGAGTTGCTCTTGGATACTATTACAATTTTGCCAAAGATATTTTTTTGATTTTAAGGTTGGCCAGACTTAAAGTAGAGCTATACAAAAAGGATGGTAAGGAAATAGATCAAGTACGAGAATTTAAAACCAAAGACGTAACATTAAGAGTAGTAATGCCAAGGAATTTAGAACAAGACTCTATCGATGAGGCAATTAATTTCATGTATTCTTATCCAAAGGCAGATATAGTAAGATTAGATAATGAGAGGAATATAGGAATAAATTATTTATTGGATGAGACTGGAAAATTGGTTATAATTGATTTTCCTAAACCTTTAAAAGCTGTAAGGATGCATCTTTTAAGTGAAGAAGAATTTAAAGAAATTATTGCCAAAGGTAAATTTACTCAAGATGAAGATATATTTGATACGCCTGAATGGAAGAAAGCCGAAAAAGATGAGATGGAGAACTTCCAAAAAGCAATTATCAAACTAATAAAAAGAGATGATTTTGGAGTGCCAATAAATAAAATAGAATTCGTTCCCATTCAGAATTTGAATAATATTATGCAGAACAATACATAAGCGTTAAACAAACATTTCAAAAAACTATTTTCTATCGTAAATCATTATAAGAGATTCCTGCCTTCGCAGGAATTTTTGTTAAATTT includes:
- a CDS encoding deaminase — translated: MSDKKESKIKISKTSESIELDEIHSLLSYSIVQKFWENDDRNGRGYNVGVILVDENKNIVDWDINSVNKTENSTQHGEMRLISRYLDKDELYSLKGYTMYPTLEPCAMCAGMMTMTNVYRTVNGQMDYFYSKALERLSIDTRECGGYPPYPRTVISEISPSSISTRLDAEYKQYTNAGNKPIITKFLSTYKAKTIYDDAFNQFINFKCKFPENKTKYENAIKFYNSLPESI
- a CDS encoding STING domain-containing protein, translated to MIAEHIDLISGIIGITTAIIALYKYIKEKRKNKELEDEVRHIASTGVALGYYYNFAKDIFLILRLARLKVELYKKDGKEIDQVREFKTKDVTLRVVMPRNLEQDSIDEAINFMYSYPKADIVRLDNERNIGINYLLDETGKLVIIDFPKPLKAVRMHLLSEEEFKEIIAKGKFTQDEDIFDTPEWKKAEKDEMENFQKAIIKLIKRDDFGVPINKIEFVPIQNLNNIMQNNT